The Hyphomicrobiales bacterium genome has a window encoding:
- a CDS encoding Potassium efflux system KefA protein / Small-conductance mechanosensitive channel encodes MPAAEFRSPSCLAGKAVPRVEPEPNHPGEQGRIRMAGRMAYAPFQSLKRLLAAGLLLLVLALAATTASFAQTAATPADPGSTRARLDAVRTELAQIEATLASPEASDSELQRQRIRLQPSLDQLRVIIDEQAPRVEQAKLRLDQLGAKPDANAPAESAEITRDREARAKAYADADETLKIAKASLLQAEQLQSAIGDKRREIFAKTLFAAGPSVANPEVWTNAIATAPEDLRASGYIFGGWLEGVRDAFSGTRGGVVALALLGAILLYVARARYLPRFKARFGNLQDTGNLHCLYIALAHIVAGAAPPVLASWLIYKALSTTGLLPPRIQPVIWAVVVGLAFFAFVQAMADALFAPSSPQRRLVKVMDSTARSVVWIASSLAAVMSVGKVFEAWLQAIAAGLAISIIVKAFFAVLFALALIAGLYQIRDDDEVEQEACLGPYVPVDGASLGPVRILGWIIGFAIIAATFTGYVIFAAFLAEQTIWIGIVACLFLLVFQFIDLGIPRLLTGKGRFALTLKAGMGLRSTTLDKVSVIAVGALKLLLIVVTVLMVLAPWGLESTDFLVSLRAAFFGFQVGGVTISLSTIVVFAFVFGLGIAATRALQRWLENQFLPTTALDPGLRNSITTAAGYVGYIGAVAIAVSAVGLSLERLTLVASALSVGIGFGLQSVVSNFVSGLILLWERPIRVGDQVLVGDIEGIVKRINVRSTEIATFDRATVIVPNSNLISGVVRNRVRNDRTGRVLIALSVPRTLDAGQVRAMLSEVASNHGDVMQKPPPAVQFKKLGTTTMDFELVCVVAEVEIAGRVTSDLNFAIHKRLAELEPVAATPELMVRGLEGVEHSLDSIAAAVGRGEARGRTKRAAAKPPAANGTRPSRKPVEAEETEDEAEAAKPAPAPVAEPAKDDSKE; translated from the coding sequence TTGCCGGCCGCCGAATTCCGCTCTCCGTCTTGCCTTGCGGGCAAGGCTGTGCCGAGGGTCGAGCCTGAGCCGAATCATCCCGGGGAGCAGGGTCGCATCCGCATGGCAGGGCGCATGGCATACGCACCGTTCCAGAGCCTGAAGCGACTTCTGGCCGCCGGTCTGCTGCTGCTTGTGCTGGCGTTGGCCGCAACGACCGCCTCCTTTGCCCAGACGGCGGCAACCCCGGCCGATCCTGGCAGCACGCGGGCGCGGCTCGACGCTGTTCGCACCGAGCTTGCGCAGATCGAGGCGACGCTGGCCTCTCCCGAGGCGAGCGATTCGGAATTGCAGCGACAGCGTATCCGCCTGCAGCCCTCACTCGATCAGCTGCGCGTCATCATCGACGAGCAGGCGCCGCGCGTCGAACAGGCCAAGCTCCGACTCGACCAGCTCGGCGCGAAGCCGGATGCCAATGCGCCGGCCGAGAGCGCCGAGATCACGCGCGACCGCGAAGCCCGGGCCAAGGCCTATGCCGACGCCGACGAGACGTTGAAGATCGCCAAGGCCTCGCTGCTCCAGGCGGAACAGTTGCAGAGCGCGATCGGCGACAAGCGCCGCGAGATCTTCGCCAAGACGCTGTTCGCCGCTGGTCCCTCCGTCGCCAATCCGGAAGTCTGGACCAATGCCATCGCGACCGCGCCGGAGGATCTGCGGGCGTCCGGCTATATCTTCGGCGGCTGGCTGGAGGGCGTGCGCGATGCCTTTTCCGGCACGCGCGGCGGCGTCGTGGCGCTCGCCCTGCTCGGCGCGATCCTGCTCTATGTCGCCCGGGCGCGTTATCTGCCGCGATTCAAGGCCCGCTTCGGCAATCTGCAGGACACCGGCAACCTGCACTGCCTCTACATCGCGCTCGCCCATATCGTTGCTGGCGCCGCGCCGCCGGTGCTGGCGAGCTGGCTGATCTACAAGGCGCTGAGCACGACCGGGCTCCTGCCGCCGCGCATCCAGCCGGTGATCTGGGCGGTGGTCGTCGGCCTCGCCTTCTTCGCCTTCGTGCAGGCCATGGCCGATGCGCTGTTCGCGCCGTCCTCGCCGCAGCGGCGCCTCGTCAAGGTGATGGACTCGACCGCGCGCAGCGTGGTCTGGATCGCGAGTTCGCTCGCGGCCGTGATGTCGGTCGGCAAGGTCTTCGAGGCCTGGTTGCAGGCAATCGCGGCCGGCCTCGCCATCTCGATCATCGTCAAGGCGTTCTTCGCCGTCCTGTTCGCGCTCGCCCTGATCGCCGGGCTCTACCAGATCCGCGACGATGACGAGGTCGAGCAGGAGGCCTGCCTCGGCCCCTATGTGCCGGTGGACGGGGCAAGCCTCGGCCCGGTACGCATCCTCGGCTGGATCATCGGCTTCGCGATCATCGCCGCGACGTTCACCGGCTATGTCATCTTCGCCGCCTTCCTGGCCGAACAGACGATCTGGATCGGCATCGTCGCCTGCCTGTTCCTGCTCGTCTTCCAGTTCATCGACCTCGGCATCCCGCGGCTGCTGACCGGCAAGGGCCGCTTCGCCCTGACGCTGAAGGCCGGCATGGGCCTGCGCAGCACCACGCTCGACAAGGTCTCAGTCATTGCGGTCGGCGCCTTGAAGCTGCTGCTGATCGTCGTCACGGTGCTGATGGTGCTGGCGCCATGGGGGCTGGAATCGACCGATTTCCTGGTTTCGCTGCGCGCCGCCTTCTTCGGCTTCCAGGTTGGCGGCGTCACCATCTCGCTCTCGACCATCGTCGTCTTTGCCTTCGTCTTCGGCCTTGGCATCGCCGCGACGCGGGCGCTGCAGCGCTGGCTCGAAAACCAGTTCCTGCCGACGACGGCGCTTGATCCCGGCCTGCGCAACTCGATCACCACGGCGGCGGGCTATGTCGGCTATATCGGCGCCGTGGCCATCGCGGTCTCGGCCGTGGGCCTGAGCCTCGAGCGCCTGACGCTGGTCGCCTCGGCGCTCTCCGTCGGTATCGGTTTCGGCCTGCAATCGGTGGTGTCGAACTTCGTCTCGGGCCTGATCCTGCTCTGGGAGCGGCCGATCCGCGTGGGCGATCAGGTGCTGGTCGGCGACATCGAGGGCATCGTCAAGCGCATCAATGTCCGTTCGACCGAGATCGCGACCTTCGACCGCGCGACGGTGATCGTCCCCAATTCGAACCTGATCTCGGGCGTGGTGCGCAACCGCGTCCGCAACGACCGGACCGGGCGCGTCCTGATCGCGCTTTCGGTGCCGCGCACGCTCGATGCCGGGCAGGTGCGGGCGATGCTGTCCGAGGTCGCCTCGAACCATGGCGACGTGATGCAGAAGCCGCCTCCGGCCGTGCAGTTCAAGAAGCTCGGCACCACGACGATGGATTTCGAGCTGGTCTGCGTGGTCGCGGAGGTCGAGATCGCCGGGCGCGTCACCAGCGACCTCAATTTCGCGATCCACAAGCGCCTCGCCGAGCTGGAGCCGGTCGCGGCCACGCCGGAACTGATGGTGCGCGGGCTGGAGGGTGTCGAGCACTCGCTCGACAGCATCGCCGCGGCGGTCGGGCGGGGCGAGGCCCGCGGCCGGACGAAGCGTGCGGCGGCAAAGCCGCCGGCCGCCAATGGGACGCGCCCGTCGCGCAAGCCGGTCGAGGCCGAGGAGACCGAGGACGAGGCCGAGGCGGCGAAGCCCGCTCCCGCTCCGGTTGCAGAGCCCGCCAAGGACGACAGCAAGGAATGA
- a CDS encoding conserved exported hypothetical protein (Evidence 4 : Unknown function but conserved in other organisms) encodes MPSFPRRAAGLRAMTCPAALVGALALLGVAGCTEPQRQGQPAFYRDLGSASAQVDAEQARAMISAYRLNAGLGTLALDPELTEAAQREAAAMAASDKPVQADAVKARLAKQGQPGAEANLSAGYRRLAEAFSGWRDSPQHDRVMKDAKAKRMGIATAYAPGSKYQVYWALIVAP; translated from the coding sequence ATGCCCAGCTTTCCACGCCGCGCCGCGGGTTTGCGCGCGATGACCTGCCCTGCCGCGCTGGTCGGTGCGCTCGCCCTTCTCGGCGTCGCCGGTTGCACCGAGCCGCAGCGCCAGGGCCAGCCGGCCTTCTACCGCGATCTCGGCTCGGCCTCGGCACAGGTCGATGCCGAGCAGGCGCGGGCGATGATCTCGGCCTATCGCCTCAATGCCGGGCTCGGCACGCTCGCACTCGACCCGGAGCTGACCGAGGCGGCGCAGCGCGAGGCGGCGGCGATGGCGGCCTCGGACAAGCCGGTGCAGGCCGATGCGGTGAAGGCGCGCCTTGCGAAGCAGGGGCAGCCGGGCGCCGAGGCCAATCTCTCCGCCGGCTATCGCCGCCTCGCCGAAGCCTTCTCCGGCTGGCGGGATTCGCCGCAGCACGACCGCGTGATGAAGGATGCCAAGGCCAAGCGCATGGGAATCGCGACGGCCTATGCGCCCGGCTCGAAATATCAGGTCTACTGGGCGCTGATCGTCGCGCCCTGA
- a CDS encoding Winged helix-turn-helix domain-containing protein — MPPRPRKPLSLTTEQARRIWLHAQRLDTRAPFGAGPAAARAAVEQLGYVQIDTINVIERCHHHILYARIPGYRRADLAHLQAAEKSVFEYWTHALSYVPTRDIRYFLPEMKAHRDEPKRWSAVGAREETHKLLRRIRRDGALTIRDIEEELIEKAHLWASKKPSKGLLERAFYDGELAIAARAGMVKTYELFDRHFQWEKKPTPASERQVTAYKLDRALRAQGLVSLDSICHLDAPSKKAVVELIAARVKRKELVEVAVEGAGRTQHWAALAALEPLDAPEETLIHILSPFDPLMIQRKRAKLVFDYAHVFEAYLPKEKRVYGYFGLPVLAGDRIVAVLDLKTDRAAGKLLIQQWSWLDGHEAPALKAAIEEELQRFERFQLGWDEAEPEALAEITKMPA, encoded by the coding sequence ATGCCGCCGCGACCCCGCAAGCCCCTTTCCCTGACGACCGAGCAAGCCAGGCGCATCTGGCTACATGCCCAGCGGCTCGATACGCGCGCGCCCTTCGGGGCCGGCCCGGCCGCGGCGCGGGCGGCGGTCGAGCAGCTCGGCTATGTGCAGATCGACACGATCAACGTGATCGAGCGCTGCCACCACCACATTCTCTATGCCCGCATCCCCGGCTATCGCCGGGCCGATCTCGCCCATCTTCAGGCAGCCGAGAAGAGCGTCTTCGAATATTGGACGCATGCGCTCTCCTATGTCCCGACGCGCGACATCCGCTATTTCCTGCCGGAGATGAAGGCGCATCGCGACGAGCCGAAACGCTGGTCGGCGGTCGGTGCCCGCGAGGAGACGCACAAGCTCCTGCGCCGCATCCGCAGGGACGGCGCGCTGACCATCCGCGATATCGAGGAGGAGCTGATCGAGAAGGCGCATCTCTGGGCCAGCAAGAAGCCCTCCAAGGGTTTGCTGGAGCGGGCCTTCTACGATGGCGAGCTCGCGATCGCGGCGCGGGCCGGCATGGTCAAGACCTATGAGCTGTTCGACCGACATTTCCAGTGGGAGAAGAAGCCGACGCCGGCGAGCGAGCGGCAGGTCACGGCCTACAAGCTCGACCGGGCGCTGCGGGCGCAGGGGCTCGTCAGCCTCGATTCGATCTGCCATCTCGATGCGCCGAGCAAGAAGGCGGTGGTCGAGCTGATCGCAGCACGCGTCAAGCGCAAGGAACTCGTCGAGGTCGCAGTCGAGGGGGCTGGCCGGACGCAGCATTGGGCGGCGCTGGCGGCGCTCGAGCCGCTGGATGCGCCGGAGGAGACGCTGATCCACATCCTCTCGCCCTTCGATCCGCTGATGATCCAGCGCAAGCGGGCGAAGCTCGTCTTCGATTACGCCCATGTCTTTGAGGCCTATCTGCCGAAGGAGAAGCGGGTTTACGGCTATTTCGGCCTGCCGGTGCTGGCGGGAGACCGCATCGTCGCCGTGCTCGACCTGAAGACCGACCGCGCCGCAGGCAAACTCCTGATCCAGCAATGGAGCTGGCTCGACGGTCACGAGGCGCCGGCGCTCAAGGCCGCGATCGAGGAGGAACTGCAGCGCTTCGAACGCTTTCAGCTCGGGTGGGACGAGGCCGAGCCGGAGGCGCTGGCCGAGATCACAAAAATGCCGGCTTGA
- a CDS encoding Serine protease: MPRIHDGFLDCVIYLYASEWDAEKGEKTGGTGFLVSAPIKIAGQDAQMIYIVTNRHVVENGNSTARLKSINNGIVTLNLDEREWLFHPDGDDLAAYPILPDHNSNKIKLIKSSNFLNRNIVDEFDIGPGDDTFTLGRFINHEGRQQNLPTVRFGNIAQMPWEPVRQNNGFLQDSFLVESRSIGGYSGAPVFVYIPPGSLRHGVANWVDKILLGHGPWLLGVDWGHINDWQPVCDTLGRPINPIEPNGMQVRMNTGIMAVVPAWKLSEMFDRFSERAEEIFAMLMRRCGGFPSIIPD, translated from the coding sequence GTGCCACGCATTCATGATGGTTTTTTGGACTGTGTGATCTATCTTTACGCATCAGAATGGGATGCCGAAAAGGGCGAAAAGACCGGAGGGACAGGCTTTTTAGTGAGCGCACCGATCAAGATTGCTGGTCAAGACGCTCAAATGATTTATATCGTAACAAACAGACATGTTGTCGAAAACGGAAACAGCACCGCTAGATTAAAATCGATTAACAACGGCATTGTTACCTTGAATTTGGATGAACGGGAGTGGCTTTTTCATCCGGATGGTGATGATTTGGCTGCCTATCCCATACTTCCCGATCATAACTCAAACAAAATTAAACTTATCAAAAGTTCAAATTTCCTGAACAGGAACATCGTAGATGAATTTGATATCGGCCCAGGAGATGATACGTTTACTCTGGGTCGCTTTATCAATCATGAAGGAAGGCAGCAAAATCTTCCAACAGTGAGATTTGGCAACATCGCGCAAATGCCTTGGGAGCCCGTTCGACAGAATAACGGATTCTTGCAAGATAGCTTTCTCGTCGAGTCTCGCTCTATCGGAGGGTATAGTGGCGCTCCGGTCTTCGTGTACATCCCCCCTGGCTCGCTTCGCCACGGGGTCGCGAACTGGGTAGATAAAATCCTACTCGGTCATGGTCCTTGGCTATTAGGCGTCGACTGGGGACACATCAACGATTGGCAACCCGTATGCGATACCCTTGGTCGTCCGATAAATCCGATCGAGCCGAATGGCATGCAAGTTCGTATGAATACGGGGATTATGGCTGTTGTTCCCGCTTGGAAACTCAGTGAAATGTTTGACCGCTTTTCAGAACGCGCAGAAGAAATTTTCGCCATGCTCATGAGACGCTGTGGCGGATTTCCCTCGATTATCCCGGATTGA
- a CDS encoding (Deoxy)nucleoside triphosphate pyrophosphohydrolase, which yields MKLLLVVACALIDADNRVLVTQRPEGKALAGLWEFPGGKLEAGERPEPALIRELHEELGITVKEDCLAPLTFASYAYPEFHLLMPLYICRRWEGTVVSGEGQALKWVRPGKLRDLAMPPADEPLIPPLIDLLGA from the coding sequence GTGAAGCTGCTCCTCGTCGTCGCCTGCGCCCTGATCGATGCCGACAATCGCGTCCTCGTCACGCAGCGCCCGGAAGGCAAGGCGCTGGCCGGCCTGTGGGAGTTTCCCGGCGGCAAGCTCGAAGCCGGCGAGCGGCCCGAGCCGGCGCTGATCCGCGAACTCCATGAGGAACTCGGCATCACGGTGAAGGAGGACTGCCTCGCGCCGCTGACCTTCGCGAGCTACGCCTATCCCGAATTCCACCTGCTGATGCCGCTCTATATCTGCCGGCGCTGGGAGGGGACGGTGGTCTCCGGCGAGGGGCAGGCGCTGAAATGGGTCCGTCCCGGCAAGCTGCGCGACCTCGCCATGCCGCCGGCCGACGAGCCGCTGATCCCGCCGCTGATCGACTTGTTGGGCGCGTGA
- a CDS encoding Carboxypeptidase regulatory-like domain-containing protein has translation MRIGTFAAALLAGAIMAGCQASRQPATVAFSAEEAAYIKKPGTGVITGHAFRTKPSGVVVNAAGQVVRLVPATGFARERFANLYGKSKYVPHRAYPADDAVDPAYSEYTRTTKAEANGRFAFDKVAPGDYFITTQIIWGDEAAFSREGGSVYDSVTLTGKETEPVQVILSGN, from the coding sequence ATGAGGATCGGGACTTTCGCGGCGGCCCTGTTGGCCGGTGCCATCATGGCCGGCTGCCAGGCCAGCCGCCAGCCGGCGACTGTGGCCTTCTCGGCAGAGGAAGCCGCCTACATCAAGAAGCCCGGGACCGGCGTCATCACCGGCCATGCCTTCCGCACCAAGCCGAGTGGCGTGGTCGTCAATGCCGCCGGCCAGGTCGTGCGCCTCGTGCCCGCCACCGGCTTCGCCCGCGAGCGCTTCGCCAATCTCTACGGCAAGAGCAAATATGTCCCGCATCGGGCCTATCCGGCCGATGATGCGGTCGACCCCGCCTATTCCGAATACACCCGCACCACCAAGGCCGAGGCGAATGGCCGCTTCGCCTTCGACAAGGTCGCCCCCGGCGATTATTTCATCACCACCCAGATAATCTGGGGCGATGAAGCCGCCTTTTCGCGCGAGGGCGGCTCGGTCTATGACAGCGTCACGCTGACGGGCAAGGAAACCGAACCCGTTCAGGTCATCCTCTCCGGCAACTGA
- a CDS encoding Permease of the drug/metabolite transporter (DMT) superfamily: MATTAPEASPPQEPSRSFIAVNLLTCSLLWGSSYLFIKLMSGQVPALAIAAGRGLLGAAALALWSLWRRQNPLPHRAEIVPWIVLGTTNGWLPNVLVAYALTQLASGPAAMIQAASPLVTALGAHFFFAEERLGRRRLSGILLGMAGVALLIGPHLFEGGGTALSVLAMAGVALSYTTANLYVRSVPAATGEPARLALGQQMFSGTIATALTLAVLGPSAFLPVADHLPAMLALGVLATAIPVTVFMRLIRAAGPTRAAMTGYLVPTVAVILGVVVLHENLELRQILGGCIILTGVFLVTTAPRRVGAS, translated from the coding sequence ATGGCGACTACCGCTCCTGAAGCCTCGCCGCCGCAGGAGCCCAGCCGCAGCTTCATCGCCGTCAACCTGCTGACCTGTTCCCTGCTTTGGGGGTCTAGCTACCTGTTCATCAAGCTGATGAGCGGGCAGGTTCCGGCATTGGCGATCGCGGCCGGGCGCGGACTGCTGGGGGCGGCCGCGCTGGCGCTCTGGAGCCTGTGGCGCCGGCAGAACCCGCTGCCGCACCGGGCCGAGATCGTGCCCTGGATCGTGCTCGGCACCACCAATGGCTGGCTGCCGAACGTGCTCGTCGCCTATGCGCTGACGCAGCTCGCCAGCGGCCCGGCGGCGATGATCCAGGCGGCGAGCCCGCTCGTCACCGCGCTCGGCGCCCATTTCTTCTTCGCGGAGGAGCGGCTGGGCCGGCGCCGGCTCAGCGGCATTCTGCTCGGCATGGCCGGCGTCGCCCTGCTTATCGGCCCGCACCTGTTCGAAGGCGGCGGCACCGCGCTCAGCGTTCTCGCCATGGCAGGCGTGGCCCTGAGCTACACCACCGCCAATCTCTATGTCCGCTCCGTGCCGGCCGCGACCGGCGAGCCCGCCCGGCTGGCGCTGGGGCAGCAGATGTTCTCGGGCACGATCGCGACAGCGCTCACGCTTGCCGTACTCGGCCCCTCGGCCTTCCTGCCCGTCGCAGACCACCTGCCGGCGATGCTGGCGCTCGGCGTGCTGGCGACCGCGATCCCGGTCACGGTCTTCATGCGCCTGATCCGCGCGGCCGGCCCGACCCGTGCGGCGATGACCGGCTATCTCGTGCCGACGGTGGCGGTGATCCTTGGCGTGGTCGTGCTGCACGAAAACCTGGAGTTGCGGCAGATCCTCGGCGGCTGCATCATTCTGACCGGCGTCTTCCTCGTCACGACGGCGCCGCGCAGGGTGGGGGCTTCATGA
- the argJ gene encoding Glutamate N-acetyltransferase / Amino-acid acetyltransferase has protein sequence MAGKDVPISPLAPKRQPKVPPIPGVRFATAEAGIRYKGRQDVWFALLDQGTQVAGVFTRSKCPSAPVDWCRENLSQGSARAVVVNSGNANAFTGLKGRDAVKLTAEIAAKAAGCKPQEVFIASTGVIGEPLDATKFKGVLDECAKRAADGPWIDAARAIMTTDTFPKALTRKAKIDGKEVVIAGIAKGAGMIAPDMATMLSFVFTDAPVAAPVLQALLSKGVKGSFNAVTVDSDTSTSDTLMLFATGKAAARGVPAITEVNDARLSGFKRALNAILLELAHLVCKDGEGARKFVEVRVTGAASARSAKRVALSIANSPLVKTAIAGEDANWGRVVMAVGKAGEPADRDRLDIGFGDIVVAKQGARAPSYDEQAVSDYMKGDNIVITADLGLGRGKATVWTCDLTKAYVEINGDYRS, from the coding sequence ATGGCCGGCAAGGATGTTCCCATTTCTCCGCTCGCGCCGAAGCGCCAGCCCAAGGTTCCGCCGATTCCGGGCGTGCGCTTCGCCACCGCCGAGGCCGGCATCCGCTACAAGGGCCGCCAGGATGTCTGGTTCGCGCTGCTCGACCAGGGCACGCAGGTCGCCGGCGTCTTCACCCGCTCGAAATGCCCCTCCGCCCCGGTCGACTGGTGCCGCGAGAACCTGAGCCAAGGTTCCGCCCGCGCCGTCGTCGTCAATTCCGGCAATGCCAATGCTTTCACCGGCCTCAAGGGCCGCGATGCCGTCAAGCTCACCGCCGAGATCGCGGCCAAGGCCGCCGGCTGCAAGCCGCAGGAAGTCTTCATCGCCTCGACCGGCGTGATCGGCGAGCCGCTCGACGCGACCAAGTTCAAGGGCGTGCTCGACGAATGCGCCAAGCGTGCCGCCGACGGCCCCTGGATCGACGCCGCCCGCGCGATCATGACCACCGACACCTTCCCGAAGGCGCTGACCCGCAAGGCCAAGATCGATGGCAAGGAGGTTGTCATCGCCGGCATCGCCAAGGGTGCCGGCATGATCGCGCCTGACATGGCGACGATGCTCTCCTTCGTCTTCACCGACGCACCCGTAGCCGCCCCGGTGCTGCAGGCCCTGCTCTCCAAGGGCGTGAAGGGCTCGTTCAACGCGGTCACCGTCGACAGCGACACCTCGACCTCGGACACGCTGATGCTCTTCGCCACCGGCAAGGCGGCGGCCCGTGGCGTGCCCGCGATCACCGAGGTCAACGATGCCCGCCTCTCCGGCTTCAAGCGCGCTCTGAATGCGATCCTGCTGGAGCTCGCCCATCTCGTCTGCAAGGACGGCGAAGGCGCCCGCAAGTTCGTGGAGGTCCGCGTTACCGGCGCGGCTTCCGCCCGCTCGGCCAAGCGCGTCGCGCTCTCGATCGCGAATTCCCCGCTGGTCAAGACCGCCATCGCCGGTGAGGACGCCAATTGGGGCCGCGTCGTCATGGCCGTCGGCAAGGCCGGCGAGCCGGCCGATCGCGACCGGCTCGATATCGGCTTCGGCGACATCGTCGTGGCGAAGCAGGGCGCGCGGGCTCCGTCCTATGACGAGCAGGCCGTGTCGGACTACATGAAGGGCGACAATATCGTCATCACCGCCGATCTCGGCCTCGGACGCGGCAAGGCCACGGTCTGGACCTGCGACCTGACCAAGGCCTATGTCGAGATCAATGGCGACTACCGCTCCTGA
- a CDS encoding Parvulin-like PPIase translates to MNSARFIAVLGFALLVAPAFAQADKVVAKVDGISITERDIQLASEDLGERLAQLPDERKRDEVINYLVDLKLGAKAAADAKITDSPEFAARLAYYREKVLLDEYLTREGKKAVTAEAAKKLYDETTKAMAPEEEAHARHILVEDEAQAKAVVERLKKGEDFAKVAADVSKDPGSGKEGGDLGWFTKDRMVPEFAEAAFKLKKGEVSEPVKSQFGWHIIKLEDKRSKPLPDFAAVKPQIDQYLERKAQQDIVMALREKGKVERLDKPAADAAKPAEPKKN, encoded by the coding sequence ATGAACTCAGCCCGTTTCATCGCCGTCCTCGGCTTCGCGCTGCTGGTGGCCCCGGCTTTCGCCCAGGCCGACAAGGTTGTCGCCAAGGTCGACGGCATCTCGATCACCGAGCGGGATATCCAGCTCGCCAGCGAGGATCTCGGCGAGCGCCTCGCCCAGCTTCCCGATGAGCGCAAGCGCGACGAGGTCATCAACTATCTCGTCGATCTGAAGCTCGGCGCCAAGGCGGCCGCCGATGCCAAGATCACGGATTCGCCCGAGTTCGCGGCGCGCCTCGCCTATTATCGCGAGAAGGTTCTGCTCGACGAGTACCTGACCCGCGAAGGCAAGAAGGCCGTCACGGCCGAAGCCGCCAAGAAGCTCTACGACGAGACCACCAAGGCGATGGCGCCGGAGGAAGAGGCCCATGCCCGCCACATCCTCGTCGAGGACGAGGCCCAGGCCAAGGCCGTGGTCGAGCGGCTGAAGAAGGGCGAGGACTTCGCCAAGGTCGCCGCCGACGTCTCGAAGGATCCGGGCTCCGGCAAGGAAGGCGGCGATCTCGGCTGGTTCACCAAGGACCGCATGGTGCCGGAATTCGCCGAGGCCGCTTTCAAGCTGAAGAAGGGCGAGGTCTCGGAGCCGGTGAAGAGCCAGTTCGGCTGGCACATCATCAAGCTCGAGGACAAGCGCTCCAAGCCGCTGCCGGACTTCGCCGCCGTGAAGCCGCAGATCGATCAGTATCTCGAGCGCAAGGCCCAGCAGGACATCGTCATGGCGCTGCGCGAGAAGGGCAAGGTCGAGCGTCTCGACAAGCCGGCGGCGGACGCCGCCAAGCCGGCCGAGCCGAAGAAGAACTGA